The genomic stretch TCTAGAGGTTGATGAAGTTTTGATTGAAATTCCCACTCTGCTTCCACCTTGAAATGAGCACTGAAAACCTCCTTGAACTGTACGAATGCATGAAAATCTGTGAATCTGCAGAGCTGTACTTGGTGCGCGTAACAAAAATGTGACCAAGAAaataaatcccttttttttttgtcaaatccGACTCTGATGTTGGCCTGCTGGCTTGCATTTAAGGTTGAATCTCTTATCCATGTGGAGAAACGTGTCACCCCCAGTTCAGATTTATCaattaaattgaaaaataaaacaaattaatgtCCCctctgttaaaataattctgcgttaatttagaactggaggaaggagatcggagtcagctcaagattcaaacaaagttttaatcttgtacaagaggagcattcacagagcaacacgcaggtctgttacaaagtgaagactcaatatctgaagagaaaagcatggtatatatccctctttgtgggtgtgttttcactcaattagttcctaatttatgacctgcacttaaaggaatactccacagagaaggaagtgataaggaagagttaagcttcagtggtcactcaataccagacataggtaataaaatggcctaaaacaagatcacaggttacaggtcatgttgaacagttacattgaacattctTATGTAGGACTTCAGTTTACATTTCTCTTTGAAGTACAAAATTTCTATCACATATCCCTCCTGTTTATGCTGATTTCAAGCATAATTATAACAAATTTTGTAGAGTGTGAGAGCGAAAACCCTATCAGGCAGTTCAAAACATTCCAATTATCCATTATCTTTCTAGATAGGAAAACTCTCTCACGGTCCCGCTGCCCCGGCAACCACACGCAGGTACTCAATTTAATAAGGCACAGAAGTTATATAGAAATAAGCATAAGTTCAAAAGCATTTTGATTACATTGtcaccccaaaacaaaacataaacgtCCTCACCAAGCTAGTCAACCCATCGGGCTTGGCTACGGACCTATCCCTACCTAACTAAACTATCCCTTACacgtaaaaagaataaatgaaaagggGTCACTTTCAATATGTACAAAGGCTGTAAGTATTTTTCTCCTAAGTTGCTCTAGTCTGCCAATTCAGAAAACTACAACTTCAGTTAGATTGTCTGAAGTATCATCTTAATCAGTagataaacacataaacaacaatCATCCCTTAAACTGTGATGTCCTTATCTTTATCAAACAGGTTACCATATAAATCATCATCTGCCATATCAATGTAACATTTTCTTGTGCTGCATTCTCATAGTCCTCCTGGTAGTCATCGGTGGTGGGGACCCTTTCATACAGCATCGCTGTTTTGATCACAGCAGTGTCAATGAGTCTCCGTAACAGTCCTCTCAAACAGGGGATAAAACAACATCCACAAATGGTTAGAATGACAATCATTACAGCTACAGATAACATCATAGCTTTTATAGAACCTGTCCAAACATTCTACATACTCCTCCTTTTTCAACCAACAAAATGTCTAACGCCATTCCTATTCTGCCATGCCATTAAACTAGTCTTATCTAACTGTTGATGTATGCCCCCAATTGCTCCCTTAGTGTAATTAAAAAATTGTTGTTGATTATAATACACATAATTTATCCAATCCACATCCTTATTAATAGTACCCACCAAGCCAGGAATGATTCAAACCCTGAACCAACATGATTTCTAGCTTTAAATTTGTCTGGTACACCTCGAGGAACACCAATTGCATCTAAATAAACCTTACTATCAAATGATCCCTTTGGTGCTTTTCTCTTGGTAATACGTGAGTTATCTGTCATCGTGTCATATGGTAAAATATATGTTTGCATTAGTAACTGTACCATGGCACAAGTTCCCTTCCAGTCAATTGGTAATTTTGCTCTGAGTGTCTTACCTCCACAGAACCACCAAACATCAGCTCTAGCCATGATTTGATCATTCACTACACCATCACTGACATTGTTCTCGCCCTTACTTACATCAATGATGGTTTTATAGATTATCAACACCCCTACTGACACGGTACCTTTAATTTCCAGTGTATGGAGTAAACCAAGGTGGTTTAATCTGTGGTGACACTGGTGGGAACAAAAGGTTCAAAGTGGTGCAGTTTGTAACATTATCTGAGTTGTATAAATCTAGCATGCAACGAAAACCTTTCGGATCATTATCTGAATTAAGGGGAAAAGGCACTGTGCCTAACCCCGACCTGGCTGCACAGGCTAGACAGCTTGAGGGGGAAAACTTGCTGTTTCGGGCTGTGTAAACATTCATTGTAACCATACATTTGAATCTGTGAATCCCATTTCTAGGGCATACGTTTCCTTTATATTTTTGAcatctatgtattttacaggaTTAGTTTTCATCAAAATATGTGTGGTTGGTGTAGCCATTACAGATGTTGTCTGATTACTCAAGTTTGGGGACAATTTTATATGAAATATCCCAACTGGGTTTGTTCCACTTACCCATGCTCCCAACACATATGTTCTGTTATCAGTGTGCTTGGGAGTCTTGAGTGTTATTATTACAGGATTGCAGTGGTTTATTTTCCAAGTGTCTGGCATCATCTTGATACTTGTCAATCGTTTTTTTAATTCACGTCTCAGATTGTATCCCCAATCCTGTGTTCCTGTATTGGCAATTACCCAATTCCACTTCTCACATCCACACCCATACCTGTTAACAGTTTTACCCCACACACTCCTATACGCAGTGCATGCAACTGTGGTGACACAGATATATTTCTCTGACCCCAGCCAGTCAGAATGTTGTCCTGAGCAAGGGAAAATCTGACACGCATCAATCTGAGCAATGCAGTTTATCCCTTCAGTACATTGTATTATCACTGCACCTCTCCTAGTGTCCCATCTGGATTGTATTCCTATAGCTCTTTCCCTCATTTTATCATGTACCTGGCCTTGTGTCTCTAAATGTGAGATAAGGAATGCAATTGTGGTCACACATAAAACAGTTATTGCACATAGTTTTCAATTCCGGCATGGCGAATGCTTCTACTTATCTgacagtagtatttgtactatTTTGCAGTGCGTGAGATGGATCCACGTCTGTCTTTCAGCTATGCAGACTGCTGTAGGTGTAGACAGCAATAATTGCTAGGGCCCTTCCCAGCATGGGGCTGACCAATTCTTTTGTCTCAGAACTTTGATGAACATCAAATCTCCTGGGTTTATTGGCCCTCCTGTTGGTGCTGCACCTATATGAGGAGATACTGTAGACATAGCACTCTTGTTCTTCACCATTTTTGACATTATAGTTTACAATTGTTTCAGTCAATCTAGTATCATCTCCCTTCATATCTATTAGTGGTACCCTGAATGGCCTTCCATATAATATTTCAAATGGGTAAGCCTGGAATTTACCTGGTTTTGGACATGGTCTACCTTGAGCATTATGTGTAGAACATATCAATCATGAAGcacaaaaatttttttttagtagttttgAAATCCATATGTAGTAAATATGTTCTCTTATTGTGGATACCATCCCTCCTGTTgagacatggatattcccatgaCTCAATACTGCAGCAAATCTAAATAAACTCTTTGGTAATATAGGTTTATCGCCTAAGCTCTTCCAAattcctgtttctgtctttgtggctCCTTTAGTTCGCCACATGTTTTTCTCAGTCTCAGGTGAGCTATTTTGCATGTCCCTTAAAATATCATGATCTATATGTGTAGGCATAACCTCGGTGGTATAAATATCATCTACTTTTTCCAAAGAATCAGCCGCTCGTTTTGCTTCTCCGTCTGCTTTTTTGATTCCCTATTGAAATAGAAATCTTTCCTTGAAGTGTGTGCAGCACACTTGCATATTGCAACTTTTCTCGGCAGTTGAATGGCATCCAATAGCTGCAAAATGAGATCTTTATTCTTTCCTATTTTGCACACCTCCATAAGTGCAACAAGTTCTGCTGTTTATGCAGAGAAATGTGACGATAAGGAACTTGACTTGGAAACTTTGTTGGATGTTACTACGACATATCCAATGACATTTGTTCCATCCGGATTCTTCTTACATGAGCCATCTACAAACATCACAATATCAGCAGTATTAAGTGGTACATCGGTGAGATCTGGTCTTGGTAGTACTTCAACACTAGTGTCTCCTACACAATCATGTGCTATTCCATCTGTTTCATTTGGCAACAGAGTTGATGGGTTTAATGTAGTGCATCTCTCCATAGTGAGATGTGGCTGTGACAATAAAAACTATCTTGTTTTGCATTTGAAGAACAAGCATGTGAAAACATAAGTGTCAATGGATGAAATAACGCTATAGAAGCAGAACTCTGCACACTGAGTGCAGCTGCCTGTACTGCCTGCAAACAAGGTGGCATAGCTTTTGTGATGTTATCTAGTTTAGATGAATAATATGCAATAGGTCTCTGTTTTCCACCAAATGGTTGTGTTAGAACACTAGTCATAAAACCATTTCTTGCATCGCATGTCTGAACAAACGGCTTTGTGTAATCAGGGAAAGCTAATACTGAAGAGCTCACTAGAACTATTTTGAGTCAAGTCACAAAGGCATCATCTGTTTCTTGAGTCCATGTTATTTTATCATGAGCCACCACAGGTTGATCATATATAGCAGTTTGGAGCAGTTGTGCTTTTTTCAGCATATTTAGCAATCCACTCTCTGCAAAAATTAGTTATGCCAAAGAAAGACATCATTTATCTTTTGGTAGTAGGTTTTGGTGCTTACTTAATAATACTTGAGCGCTATCTAGCAAACatacttcttcttcctcatcttctgtgtcttggtgtgtgtctgtgtgtgtcagtgcatgaCCTGATTTATTGGATAGTCATGCCGATGAATCATCAACTCGTCTgggtctccctcctcctcctctttcctgccAGCCTCCTTGACCTCTGCCCTTTGGAGCTCTACATTCTCAAGCCCAATGTCCAAATTTGCCACAATTGTAGCAGCTCTCATCTTCTCCAACtctccccatcctcctcctctgcttctccctctccagcctCCACAGTTGACATTGCCTCGGAAATACACATCAGTAAATGCATTAGCataattttcatcatcatcatcatcatccatgaCAAATACTTCACTTGCCTTTTTGTTCCACCTTTCTTggccttcttttctttcagtacaTTCTCTGCATGTACTGCATGGTCGGTCGTAGCTTGTATACCAGCTGTTCCAACACCAACCGGGTGCTTCCTTACAAACTGTGAGATCTCTGGCTTCAATCCATTCaggaatgcatttttttttagctgcatATTGAACTGACCATTGTCAGCATTATCCTGTTGCATACCGCTGTTTGCTACACTTTCATCAGTCTCTCTAGGTAAATCAATACACCTTCATCTGCATTCTTTACACACTGTGCTATTTTGCAATAATCTGCTCTTCCctgaaaatgaattattattctTTGAATCAAAACATCAACTTGGACAGTCCATTGAGCGTCCCCATGTAGTATGGTGACATGGTTGTGGAATGGGTCCCATGTTACCTTAATCAAACATCAATTTTGCTTTACAATGCACCCTAATATACTTTCTACCTCCAGCATTTCTATCAGCGgatacatttcttcttcttctatattAAAATTCACTGACTTCTTTGGCAGAGAGATTATAGGCATGACAGaaggtttaaaaaaattcaTACCACTTACcagtccttgtttttttttggacttCCTATGGCTCTTTCTGTCGGTACAGGAGCGGAGAGAGTaggtgcagagagagaaggagggtgaGGGTGTGGAGCGGAGCAGAGGCCTGTTCAGGAGGCTGCAGTAGTTGAGGGTCGACGTACGTGGAGGATCAGGATGGGGACCCAGAGGCACATAATCATCATTCTCCTGTTATCTCGGTTGGAGTACAAAACAGGATAAAGTTTATTACTTCCTggatctttttccttttcctttttcttcctgtcttttcctttcttcaacCTCTCTTCTCAATTTCTACTTTACGTTGTCtcacttccttttctttctgcttctgCATTCCTCTCTTTCTTGCTTCTGCCTCATCCAACCATGCCTTTGCCTGTATATAaccttctctcttctttctcatcttaCTTCCCTTTGACTTTGCCTCTCTCTTTTCTACCAATTCTTTGCATTCTTCTGCCTGCAACTTTCCTCCAAACCCCTACTTCTTTTTTACATAATCCTGTGCCTCCACAAAACTCTGGACACGTTTAAGAGCAGCTTAATGTataatattttcaaatgtgtattgtactgttttttttatatcaatatttGCCCTTAactcttgttttttatttttatattcttattaTACTGTACCGCTGCTACGATtacctaatttcccctcgggaTCTATACAGTTATCTATCAATCGGTCTAAcaatctgtctatctatctatctatcgatcGATCTATTTTACATCTCCTTTATATTGAACCTCGTCAGGTtcacaacaacatttataaCAACTACTACAATTTCCCATTTTGatcctttctttttatttatctcaaTTTTATTCGTATTTCTATTTGAGcactcttctttttctttttttttttacattttattttattttaccggtttttccatttcttttccttATGAGTCCCTGACTCTTTCCTATGGGTCCCTGACCCGACGTCCTTTTGGTTTCTCAGCCCTGAGGGATTAGTTTAAGCCTTGTCCTTCCAAAGACAGATATTTTAGGGTTCCTACCCTAAATCTAAGAGAGACCTGCTCCCCCAAGTCCCTGActtgcttttttctttatttcctttagGTCCCTGACCTATTCTAAGAGATCCCTGATCTCCCAAGTCCCTGACTTGCTTTACTTATTAGTAATGGTTATTTCTTACCCTTTTGATGATTTGAGTCCCTCACTCAATGTTTGCCTGGCTGGTCCGTCTCCCCTCTTTGGTTAGACCCGTCACTGTCCCTCTCTCCAGGCGACCTGGCCTCCCTGGCCAAACGAAGCTTTAAGAGCCCCGCGGTGGAGGACTTTTCAGGAGTTTTTACCTCCGCCTTGCAAGGTCTTCAGGTCCGCTGATGTGGAGAGAGCGACAGATATTGGGGTCCCTGTTCGGGCgccaaatgttttgttaaaataattctgcgttaatttagaactggaggaaggagatcggagtcagctcaagattcaaacaaagttttaatcttgtacaagaggagcattcacagagcaacacgcaggtctgttacaaagtgaagactcaatatctgaagagaaaagcatggtatatatccctctttgtgggtgtgttttcactcaattagttcctaatttatgacctgcacttaaaggaatactccacagagaaggaagtgataaggaagagttaagcttcagtggtcactcaataccagacataggtaataaaatggcctaaaacaagatcacaggttacaggtcatgttgaacagttacattgaacattctTATGTAGGACTTCAGTTTACATTTCTCTTTGAAGTACAAAATTTCTATCACACCCTCCAACCAGCTCTTTTAATAGGGATTATATGTTGGCAACATAACAGTACAACGTGACTTTGTGGGTGTTTGACTGTTTGTATCTTATAACTTGTGCTCTCGGATTGACCGTGAAAGCACTTTGCTTCGCAGGAAGTCTGACACGAACGGAGCGACGACTTCTGGCTTGCTCAGATGAACGTAATGATCGCCTGGTGCTGTCACCACCGTGTGCTGAAACgaagacaaacagagacagaagggACGATCACTACGCTGGTTGAATATTCAcaacattttgtgtattttcattCTGTCCCAGCTGCAAAACTCACATTTCTGTCCCGCAAACACTGGAGGAGTGTGGTGGTAAACCTACTCTGAGCTGGTTCAGAAAGTATTCTATCAAAGCCGCTGTctgctctggaaaaaaaagaagttttgaACACATTTAACTACATTGAGGATAAAGTAGATTAAATTCTTGATAGATATGATCCAGACAAAGATGTTCAACACACTTACAGAACAACTAGAAGAGAGGCTTGAATCCTCGCCTGGAACTCCAGACTCTGCTCCCAACTCATGCGTATTACGTTTTTCTGAAAACACAAGATTAATAAACACACGTGTGCTGTACGAGCTGAATGCTGAACTTCTGGTGGTGGCGGAACATATAGAAGTTTACAGAGTGGAGGTGGTGGATGTGGGGGAAAAAGGATTGGGAGGTTAAAAAGACTTACAAAATTAACTCGCAGGTCTCTGGAGAACGCAAATCCTGCAAAAGAGAAACACTTTGAGCTGGCAGCAGATGTGAGAAAGCAAAGAGAGATtacttctctctgagaggtggTGAAGAGATAAAGACGCACCTCCTTCAACCTGAAGGAGACCTCGCTCTAAAAGGATGTTCACAGACTGTTCAGACAGAGTCGGGTTTGCAGCCAACAGCCTGAAAGACGCACATCATGTTAGCAAGCGGCTCACCTAAAGGACAAAATGatattatattacataaatGGCCAACAATTTAAGAGCTATTATACCTCTCTGCTGCCTTCTCGTAAGTGTaaactcttttcttcttttctgtctttttttcatacTCGAGCGTCTCATCCATCCCCTGTCTCATCACTTTGGATATTTCTGTCTacaagaaaagagacagaaatgaagaggtgagagagaaaatctACTGAAAGGAGCGTAACAACCGAAGAGATCTGGTTTATGAAACGTGATGTAGTGTATGACTTGAAAGACAGAATGAAAATGAAGATAATTGAAGCACAAA from Sparus aurata chromosome 1, fSpaAur1.1, whole genome shotgun sequence encodes the following:
- the LOC115581442 gene encoding serine hydrolase-like protein isoform X2 produces the protein MAEQELSVPVPWGEIRGKVWGPDRGRPVLCLHGWADNCGSFSTLIPLLPKECRYVAVDLAGHGLSSHRPPGAFYSSPEYVADVCRVVDALQLKNLSIIGHSMGGDIAAMFASLFPEMVEALVLLDAFGFLPTDTTEISKVMRQGMDETLEYEKKTEKKKRVYTYEKAAERLLAANPTLSEQSVNILLERGLLQVEGGFAFSRDLRVNFKNVIRMSWEQSLEFQARIQASLLVVLADSGFDRILSEPAQSRFTTTLLQCLRDRNHTVVTAPGDHYVHLSKPEVVAPFVSDFLRSKVLSRSIREHKL
- the LOC115581442 gene encoding serine hydrolase-like protein isoform X1, with amino-acid sequence MAEQATELSVPVPWGEIRGKVWGPDRGRPVLCLHGWADNCGSFSTLIPLLPKECRYVAVDLAGHGLSSHRPPGAFYSSPEYVADVCRVVDALQLKNLSIIGHSMGGDIAAMFASLFPEMVEALVLLDAFGFLPTDTTEISKVMRQGMDETLEYEKKTEKKKRVYTYEKAAERLLAANPTLSEQSVNILLERGLLQVEGGFAFSRDLRVNFKNVIRMSWEQSLEFQARIQASLLVVLADSGFDRILSEPAQSRFTTTLLQCLRDRNHTVVTAPGDHYVHLSKPEVVAPFVSDFLRSKVLSRSIREHKL